The following proteins come from a genomic window of Amphiura filiformis chromosome 16, Afil_fr2py, whole genome shotgun sequence:
- the LOC140172406 gene encoding adhesion G-protein coupled receptor D1-like: MFMTFRDWSSERYLIHINFTLAQLSSQILFLIGEHQVRNQTTCKVFAICTHLTFLSAFFWVLVEALDLHFKMVLKFDRNRSKLPFFMFLGWGAPAAVVIICAGNNSDQYGSENSCWVEDGNNLIWAFIGPSVAVVLLNTVLVIITFRAYLRHTPDAKSETEEDIQIRENDWITLRGIIGSTSILAMTWLYGFLLVGSPSSAMFQYAFVLSNGAQGVIFFILFCFLNTEVRQSWKPPPEPKQKPMPKVTPAPVVEPKKPSEPKKDEEPKPADPPKHTRRRKQRSRLLCGKLLTI, from the exons ATGTTCATGACATTCAG AGACTGGTCAAGTGAACGTTATTTAATTCACATCAATTTTACTTTGGCACAACTATCGtctcaaattttatttttaatcggaGAACATCAAGTTAGAAATCAA ACTACGTGCAAAGTGTTCGCAATATGCACTCATCTAACATTTCTGAGCGCGTTCTTTTGGGTGCTGGTGGAAGCTCTGGATTTGCACTTTAAAATGGTCTTGAAATTCGACAGGAATAGATCCAAGTTGCCGTTCTTCATGTTCCTTGGCTGGGGTGCTCCAGCAGCTGTTGTGATCATTTGCGCGGGAAATAATTCCGATCAATACGGATCCGAAAACAG CTGTTGGGTGGAAGACGGTAATAATCTGATCTGGGCATTCATTGGTCCATCTGTAGCAGTTGTCTTG CTCAACACCGTCCTGGTAATCATTACTTTTCGTGCATATCTAAGACATACACCGGACGCGAAGAGCGAAACCGAAGAAGATATCCAGATCAGAGAAAATGACTG GATAACTTTAAGAGGCATAATCGGTTCGACTTCGATCCTGGCAATGACGTGGCTATACGGGTTTTTATTGGTCGGTTCGCCTTCGTCTGCAATGTTTCAATACGCCTTTGTACTGTCCAATGGAGCACAAGGTGTAATCTTCTTCATACTCTTCTGTTTTCTTAATACAGAG GTTCGTCAATCTTGGAAACCACCCCCAGAACCGAAACAGAAGCCGATGCCAAAAGTTACACCAGCACCagttgtagaaccaaaaaag CCAAGTGAACCAAAGAAAG ATGAAGAACCGAAGCCG GCGGATCCTCCAAAACACACGAGGAGAAGAAAGCAGAGGTCAAGGCTGTTATGTGGAAAGCTCTTGACGATATGA